A region from the Vicia villosa cultivar HV-30 ecotype Madison, WI linkage group LG3, Vvil1.0, whole genome shotgun sequence genome encodes:
- the LOC131659181 gene encoding uncharacterized protein LOC131659181 encodes MAPPQYIINAHVFGETYDNEEVGFLFRNTEVKRFCLSRKANFNYFKQRLETKLALGDVSQIFYQYRFLRGDNPVKFIQVEIKDDEDMQNMFANHEYSGYECIELYVTLPEVQPTQMVESQVIDALGGEQAEVDVVDEEEEAPEIEIDNLVNEESEDEPEVVVPRDQVHMPPVHMRNLNFDGDDEPSTDIFYDPYTQTDQRLKVGDRFRSKEACIMAIKRFHMANNVDFRVDRANVERYKIYCKNTDCGFRLHASYRKRSDSWVIGYISQDHTCVNTNVSQDHRKLSYDIICQEILPLVEKDPSLKRPFRRNLQTEHHFKEM; translated from the exons ATGGCCCCTCCACAATACATTATCAACGCTCATGTTTTTGGCGAGACATATGATAACGAAGAAGTTggttttctatttagaaacacCGAGGTTAAACGATTTTGTTTAAGCAGAAAAGCAAATTTCAATTACTTCAAACAGAGATTAGAGACGAAGCTTGCATTGGGTGATGTATCCCAAATTTTTTACCAATATCGATTTCTTCGTGGGGACAACCCGGTCAAGTTTATCCAAGTTGAGATCAAAGACGATGAAGACATGCAGAATATGTTTGCCAATCATGAGTATTCTGGTTACGAATGCATAGAACTGTATGTTACTCTACCAGAAGTTCAACCCACACAGATGGTTGAGTCACAGGTCATTGATGCACTTGGAGGCGAGCAAGCAGAGGTCGACGttgtagatgaagaagaagaagcaccagaaaTAGAAATTGATAACCTGGTAAACGAGGAAAGTGAAGATGAACCGGAAGTTGTTGTACCACGAGATCAAGTGCATATGCCTCCAGTGCACATGAGGAACTTGAATTTTGATGGGGATGACGAACCATCGACTGATATTTTCTATGATCCATACACCCAAACAGATCAACGGTTAAAAGTAGGAGACAGATTTCGTTCTAAGGAGGCATGCATCATGGCCATAAAAAGATTTCATATGGCAAACAATGTTGATTTTAGAGTTGATCGCGCCAATGTCGAAAGGTACAAAATTTACTGTAAAAACACTGattgtggattcaggttgcatgcatcatacaggaAGAGAAGTGACTCATGGGTTATAGGATATATTTCCCAAGATCACACATGTGTTAACACAAATGTTTCACAAGATCACCGTAAGCTAAGTTATGACATCATTTGTCAAGAAATCTTGCCTCTAGTTGAAAAAGATCCATCGTTAAAG AGACCCTTCCGGCGCAATCTCCAGACGGAACATCACTTCAAGGAAATGTGA
- the LOC131656815 gene encoding egg cell-secreted protein 1.1-like, protein MVSSPKTPFLIALVITSLVASTSVVESRELSNPNSNMMSLEARLRVNGEPPNCWESLLKLQACSGEIITFFLNGETKLGHGCCNAIKVIGHDCWPNVISSLGFTNEESYILDGYCDEVDDPHSPPPPI, encoded by the coding sequence ATGGTTTCCTCTCCCAAAACCCCATTTCTCATTGCTCTGGTGATAACTTCATTGGTGGCATCAACTTCTGTAGTGGAGTCTAGAGAACTCTCTAACCCTAATTCCAACATGATGAGCCTTGAAGCAAGATTGAGGGTGAATGGTGAGCCTCCTAATTGTTGGGAATCACTTCTCAAGCTTCAAGCATGTAGTGGTGAAATAATAACATTTTTCCTAAATGGTGAAACAAAATTAGGCCATGGTTGTTGCAATGCAATTAAGGTGATTGGACATGATTGTTGGCCTAATGTTATTTCATCTCTTGGGTTTACTAATGAAGAGAGTTATATATTGGATGGTTATTGTGATGAAGTTGATGATCCTCATTCACCTCCCCCACCTATATAA